CGGCCGTCGTCAGCTACGTCGTCAACGGTGGACCGCGATCGGTGTCGGCCACGACCCGTTCCCGTGTCGAGGAAGCGATCGCGACCCTCGACTACCGGCCGAACGCGGTGGCCTCCGCCCTGCGGGGAGGCACGACGAAGTCGGTGGGCCTGCTCCTGCCCGGTCTGGTGAATCCGTACTTCACGGAACTGGCGCACGAGGTGGAGCGGGAGCTGTTCGTCCGCGGGAACACCTTGTCGATCGGGATGACCGACGACGACCCCGTCCGGGAGCGCGCCTACATCCGCTCGTTCGTCAGCCGGCGTTTCGACGGCCTGCTGGTGGTGTCCCCGCGGGGGGTCGGCGCGGTGACCGAGAGCCAGCTCGGGTCGACTCCGGTGGTCCTGCTGGACCCCAGCGCGGAGCAACCGGGGTGTTCGTCCGTGCACGTGAACCACACGGAGGGCACGGCGCGCGCCACCGAGCACCTGCAGGGTCACGGCCACACCTCGATCGGCGTCGTGGCCGGGCCGCCGGCGACGCAGGTGACGGACCAGCGCATCGCCGGCTGGCGCCGGCAGCAGCAGAGCGCGGGTCTGGAGCACGGCTTCGACCTCCTCGCCCACGCGGACTTCTCGTCCTGGGGAGGGCTGACGGCGGCCCGGAACCTGCTGGGACACCACGGACGGCGAGATTCCCGCGATCGTCGCCCACCGACCGCCCTGGTCGTCTCGTCGGACGTGCAGGCCATGGGTGTCCTGGAAGCGTGCCGGACGCTGGGGTTGGCGGTGCCCGGCGACGTCGCCCTCGTGTCGTTCGACGGGACCGACGCGGGCCGCTACGCCCAACCGTCGCTGACGTCGCTGCGCCAACCGATCCGGGACATCGCGAGCACCGCGGTCACGCACCTCCTGCAGCGCGTCGCCTCGGCGGACACCCCCGTCCGCCACACCACGTTGACGGGCCACCTGCGCATCGGTGGGAGTTGTGGCTGCGCCCCGGGGCCGGGCTGACGAGACCGTGCTGACCGCCGGCCGGGGAGTGGGTCGGGTGAGGGGTCTGGCAGGCTCGGCGGGTGCGCCTGCTCGTGATCACCGACGGTGTCCCGCCCGAGCACCGCGGCGGGGTCGCCAGCTCCGTGCTCGTCGAGGTCGACGAGCTGGCCCGGCGCGGGCACGAGGTGACCGTCCTCGTGCGCCGGCACGACCCCGGCGCCCCGCTCGTGGAGGACCGCGGCCACTACCGGCTGCTGCGCCACCCGGCCCCGGCCCGCGGCAGCCGCGGCTACTACGCCCACCCCGCGGCGACCCTCACCCGGGTGCCCGGCTGGCTGCGCTCGCTCGTCGCGCGCGAGGGCACCGACGCGCTCTACGTCCACTCCACCTTCCACGCCGCCGCCGCCGTGCGGGCCGGGCTCGGGGACCGCACGGTGTTCCGCTTCCACGCCCCCGCCTCCTTGGAGGTCGGCCTGGACTCCGCCGGCGGGAAGTACCCGCTGGCCCGGACGGCGGGCGGTCTGGCCGGTCGCGTCGTCGCCGACCTCACCCGGCGCGCCGAGCTGGCGGCCCTCGACGGAACGGCCCGCACCCTGACGACGAGCTGGTACGTCCGGCGGCTGCTGCGGCAGGTCCACCCCACGGCCTCCGCGCGCGTCGACGTCGTCCCGCTCGCCGTCGACCTGGACCGGTTCTCCCCGGGGCCGCCGGAGCGGGAACGCCTGGGGCTCACCGGGGACCCGCTGCTGGTGACCGTGCGCCGGCTCGTGCGGCGGATGGGGCTGGAGAACCTCCTCGACGCGTTCGGCGCCGTCGTCGAGCAGCACCCGGGGGCGCGGCTCGTCGTCGGCGGCACCGGCTACCTCGCCGGTGACCTGCGCGCCCGGGCCGACCGGCTCGGCCTGCCGGTGGACTTCGCCGGGTTCGTCGCCGAGGAGGACCTGCCCGCGCTGTACCGCTCGGCCGACCTGTTCGTCCTGCCGACCCTGGAGATGGAGGGTTTCGGGATCGTCGCCGTCGAGGCGTTCGCCAGCGGCCTGCCCGTCGTCGCGACACCGGTGGGGGCGAACCCCGAGGTCGCCGGAGCGCTCGACGCCCGCACGATCGCCGCGTCCACCGAGCCCGCCGACCTCGCCGCGGCCGTGCTGCGGGGGCTGGAGCTGCGCGGCGAACTGGCCGCCCGGGCCCGTGAGCACGTCGAGCAGCGGTCCTCCCCGGCCGCCGTCGTGGACCGCGTCGAGGCCGTGCTCGCGGAGGTGGCGGCCCGTCAGCAGCCCGGGGCGCCGGCCGCCAGGTCCTGAACCGTGCGCAGGTGCTCGGCGTCGGCCGGGGTGGTCCCCGCGGTCGCCGGGTCCGGCACCGCGACACCGGTCCGGACGAGTTCCTCGTTGACGTCGAGGCCGTCGTCGGTGCGGAACCAGCCCGCCCCGGCCACGTCGACGCGCTGCCCGGTCGGCAGGTAGGAGAACAGGTCCCGCAGGTAGGCGTCGCGGCACCCCTCGGCGGCGACGACCCCCGCGAGCGG
The sequence above is drawn from the Kineococcus mangrovi genome and encodes:
- a CDS encoding LacI family DNA-binding transcriptional regulator, yielding MAVTRADVARRAGVSPAVVSYVVNGGPRSVSATTRSRVEEAIATLDYRPNAVASALRGGTTKSVGLLLPGLVNPYFTELAHEVERELFVRGNTLSIGMTDDDPVRERAYIRSFVSRRFDGLLVVSPRGVGAVTESQLGSTPVVLLDPSAEQPGCSSVHVNHTEGTARATEHLQGHGHTSIGVVAGPPATQVTDQRIAGWRRQQQSAGLEHGFDLLAHADFSSWGGLTAARNLLGHHGRRDSRDRRPPTALVVSSDVQAMGVLEACRTLGLAVPGDVALVSFDGTDAGRYAQPSLTSLRQPIRDIASTAVTHLLQRVASADTPVRHTTLTGHLRIGGSCGCAPGPG
- a CDS encoding glycosyltransferase family 4 protein, giving the protein MRLLVITDGVPPEHRGGVASSVLVEVDELARRGHEVTVLVRRHDPGAPLVEDRGHYRLLRHPAPARGSRGYYAHPAATLTRVPGWLRSLVAREGTDALYVHSTFHAAAAVRAGLGDRTVFRFHAPASLEVGLDSAGGKYPLARTAGGLAGRVVADLTRRAELAALDGTARTLTTSWYVRRLLRQVHPTASARVDVVPLAVDLDRFSPGPPERERLGLTGDPLLVTVRRLVRRMGLENLLDAFGAVVEQHPGARLVVGGTGYLAGDLRARADRLGLPVDFAGFVAEEDLPALYRSADLFVLPTLEMEGFGIVAVEAFASGLPVVATPVGANPEVAGALDARTIAASTEPADLAAAVLRGLELRGELAARAREHVEQRSSPAAVVDRVEAVLAEVAARQQPGAPAARS